GGTCGGCTACCAGAGCGCCGTCGGCTTCCACCTCGCCTTCCGCAAGTGGTTCGGGGTGACCCCGGGCGAGTACCGGGCGGGGGCCGTCACGGCCGCCTGACCCGGTCGCGGCGCCGCCCGCCGACGGTCGCGGCGGCGCCAGACGGCGGTCGCGGTGCTGCCCGACGCCCCTCGCGGCGTCGCTCGACCCGGATCGGCGCCGCGAGGTCCAGGCGGCGCGCCGGGGCTGGACGGTTCTTAAGGACCCCTGGACGGACGTTCATTGCCCGGACGCACCTCGCCGGACAGGCTCGGGACGGCAGAGCCGTGACACCCGAGGAGAGGCGAGCGACCGGTGACGAGGTCCGGGCAGGAGTATCTGGAGGCGCTGCGGGACGGGCGCGAGATCTGGCTCGACGGGGAGCGCGTCAAGGACGTCACCGCGCACCCCGCCTTCCGGGCCTCCGCGGCCTCCTTCGCCGGTCTGTACGACCTCGCCGACGACCCCGTGCACCACCCCGTCCTGGTCCAGGGCGGGGTGCGGCGCGCCTACGCCGTGCCCCGCTCGTACGAGGACCTGGTGGCCCGGCGCCGGGCCTTCCGTACGACGGCCCGGGCGAGTTACGGATTCCTCGGCCGCACCCCCGACTACCTGGCGGCCGGCGCGGCCGGGTTCGCCGCCGCGCCCGCCGTCTTCACCGGGGACACCTTCGACGGAGCCGAGCACGCCCTCGCCTTCCACCGCCGGCTCGCCGAGGGCGACCTGCACGCCGCCTTCACCCTCACCAACCCCGCCTCGGGCCCCGGCGAGGACGACCTCACGCTCCGGATCGTCGGGGAGCGGGACGGGGGGATCGTCGTCCGCGGCGCCAAGACCATCGGCACCGGGGCGGTCTTCGCCGACGAGATCCTCGTCGGCACGATCGAACCGCTGCCCGCCGACGACACCGAGCACGCCGTGACCTTCTCCTTACGGCTCGACACCCCCGGCGTGAAACTGATCTCCCGCACCTCCTACGAGGCGCGCTCCCGGTCCGTCTTCGACCACCCGCTCTCCTCCCGGTACGACGAGAACGACGCGATGCTCGTCTGCGAGGACGTGTTCGTGCCCTGGGAGCGGGTCCTCACCTACCGGGACCCGGCCACCACCGGCGCGATCTGGTGGCAGACGCCCGCCTACCTGAACTTCGTCCACCAGTCCGCCACCCGCTTCTGGACGAAACTGGAGTTCCTCACCGGCCTCGCGATCCTCGTCACCCGCTCCCACGGCACCGAGAACCTGCCGCCCGTCACCCAGGCCGTCGGCCGGCTCCTCGGCATGGTCGCCCAGGCCAAGGCCTTCGTCCTCGCCGCCGAAGCCTCGTACGAGGAGGTCGACGAGGGCCGCGGCGGGGTCCGGCCGGGCCAGGAGATCTCCTTCGCCCAGCGGATCATGGCCGGCGAGCTCTACCCGCGCGCCGTCCAGGACATCAAGCTCCTCGCCGGCGGCGCCCTCGTCCAGCTCCCCGCGAGCGGCCGGGACCTCCTCCACCCCGAACTCGGGCCGCTGGTCCGGCAGTACTTCCGCACCCCGGGCCACCCCGCCGAGGACCGCCTGAAGCTCCTCAAACTGGCCTGGGACGCGCTCGGTTCCGAGTTCGCGGGCCGCCACGAGCAGTACGAGCGCTTCTACCACGGAGCCCCGCACGTCTACCTGACCATGCAGACCTGGGCGGGCTCCGCCGCGGAGTGCGAACGGCTCGCCCAGTCCTGCCTCGACGGCTACGGCCTGGGGACGACCCGGTGACGAAGCCGCCGGCGGCGCGGCGCGGGGCACTCGTCCTCCTCGCCGCCACCCAGCTCCTGCTGATCACGGACACCGCGATCGTCAACGTCGCCCTGCCCTCCGTCGGCGCCGACCTCGGGTCCGGCTCCGCGAGCCTCTCCTGGGTCGCCAACGCCTACCTGATCACCTTCGGCGGACTGCTCCTCCTCGCGGGCCGCTGCGCCGACCTCCTCGGCCACCGGCGGGTCCTCCTCGCCGGCCTCGCCCTGCTCGCCGCCGCCTCGGCCGCCGGCGGCCTCGCACCCGGGGCCGCCGCGCTCGTCGCCGCCCGGGCCGCCCAGGGCGTCGGCGCCGCCCTCGCCGCGGCCGCCGCCTTCGCCCTGCTGCTCCTGCTCTTCCCCCACGGACCCGCCCGGCACCGGGCGCTCGGAGCCTTCGCCGCGATGGGCGGACTCGGCGGAGTCCTCGGTACGGTCCTCGGCGGCGTCCTCACCGAACTCCTCGGCTGGCGCTCCACGTTCTGGCTGAACGTGCTGCTCGCCGCCGTGCTCGCGATCCTGGCCCTCCGTCTCCTCGACGACCGCGCCGGCCACCTCGGCGGCGGCTTCGACCTCGCCGGGGCGCTCACCGCGACCGCCGGAACCGGGCTCGTCGCCTACGCGCTCGTCGGCGGGGCCGCGTCCGGCTGGACCTCCGCCCGCACCCTCGGCGCCGGGGGAGCCGGGCTCGTGCTGCTCCTCGCCTTCGCCGCCGTCGAGACCCGGGCCGCCGCGCCCCTCGTCCCGCCCCAGGTGCTGGCCCGCCCCGCGCTCCGGCTCGCCAACGTCCTCGCCGCGCTCGCCCAGACCGCCCTGTTCCCGATGTTCTTCCTGGTCAGCCTCTACCTCCAGAGCGTCCTCGGGTACGCGCCCCTGGGCGGCGGCCTCGGCCTGCTGCCGCTCTCGCTCGTCGTCGTCGCGGTCGCCCCGCAGACCGGCCGGCTCCTCTTCCGGATCGGCCTGCACCGGACCATGACCCTCGGCTTCGTCCTGCTCTGCGCCGGCACCCTGTGGCTGGCCCTCGCGCTCACCGCCGACGGCACCTTCGCGAGCACGGTCCTCGCCCCCAGCCTGCTCCTCGGCGCCGCGCTGCCGCTCGTCATGGTCACCACCAACGTGGCCGCCACCGCCGAGGCCGCGCCCGAGGAGACCGGACTCGCCTCCGGGCTCGTCAACACCAGCCAGCAGTTCGGCTCCGTCCTCGGCCTCGCCGTCCTGGTGGCCGTCGCCACCTCCCGTACCGAGGCGGGGGACGCCACCCGCGCCGCCGCCGAGACGGCCGGCTTCCGCGCCGCGCTGCTCACCGGCGCGGCCTTCGCCGCCCTGGCCGCCCTGCTCTCCGTACGCCTCCACCTCCCGGAGCGGGCCCCGGCCCCCGAGGAGGCCGGTGTACCCGAGCGACGCTGACCGGCACCAC
Above is a genomic segment from Streptomyces sp. NBC_00094 containing:
- a CDS encoding MFS transporter, translating into MTKPPAARRGALVLLAATQLLLITDTAIVNVALPSVGADLGSGSASLSWVANAYLITFGGLLLLAGRCADLLGHRRVLLAGLALLAAASAAGGLAPGAAALVAARAAQGVGAALAAAAAFALLLLLFPHGPARHRALGAFAAMGGLGGVLGTVLGGVLTELLGWRSTFWLNVLLAAVLAILALRLLDDRAGHLGGGFDLAGALTATAGTGLVAYALVGGAASGWTSARTLGAGGAGLVLLLAFAAVETRAAAPLVPPQVLARPALRLANVLAALAQTALFPMFFLVSLYLQSVLGYAPLGGGLGLLPLSLVVVAVAPQTGRLLFRIGLHRTMTLGFVLLCAGTLWLALALTADGTFASTVLAPSLLLGAALPLVMVTTNVAATAEAAPEETGLASGLVNTSQQFGSVLGLAVLVAVATSRTEAGDATRAAAETAGFRAALLTGAAFAALAALLSVRLHLPERAPAPEEAGVPERR
- a CDS encoding 4-hydroxyphenylacetate 3-hydroxylase family protein, which encodes MTRSGQEYLEALRDGREIWLDGERVKDVTAHPAFRASAASFAGLYDLADDPVHHPVLVQGGVRRAYAVPRSYEDLVARRRAFRTTARASYGFLGRTPDYLAAGAAGFAAAPAVFTGDTFDGAEHALAFHRRLAEGDLHAAFTLTNPASGPGEDDLTLRIVGERDGGIVVRGAKTIGTGAVFADEILVGTIEPLPADDTEHAVTFSLRLDTPGVKLISRTSYEARSRSVFDHPLSSRYDENDAMLVCEDVFVPWERVLTYRDPATTGAIWWQTPAYLNFVHQSATRFWTKLEFLTGLAILVTRSHGTENLPPVTQAVGRLLGMVAQAKAFVLAAEASYEEVDEGRGGVRPGQEISFAQRIMAGELYPRAVQDIKLLAGGALVQLPASGRDLLHPELGPLVRQYFRTPGHPAEDRLKLLKLAWDALGSEFAGRHEQYERFYHGAPHVYLTMQTWAGSAAECERLAQSCLDGYGLGTTR